From one Paeniglutamicibacter psychrophenolicus genomic stretch:
- the flgK gene encoding flagellar hook-associated protein FlgK, translated as MSTFSGLNTAMSGLNAARLAMETAGNNMANVGTAGYTRQRADFLSVGSVASTGLLASRPGVGQGVALTGIARLADAHLDARVRGTIALAAQSDTRAEAMTNLEGILREPGENGLSALLNDFWAGWQDVANQPGETSPAAVLIERAKAVANRIGLSRTEISDQWEAQRQSLDTMVGDINAAATAIAGLNEQIRSTVASGGTPNALLDQRALLTQNIAELSGATVRELPDGTIDVLIDGNALVTGGTVRPLEATGATIFGGAGDPPSIQWAHRAGSPIALQSGRLAGALTVLAPADDYGTGGSLAEAAKSLEGIAVKLATRVNDMQDDGYTVAGVKGPPFFKFDSSDPAGTLEVLAKGAADLATSGTAGGNLDGSNAAKMAAIGNESDGPDALWANLVIKIGTTTRAEAQQAVSTAVAASGAINAQQSVSAVSLDEENVALIANQHAFQGAARVMTAIDEMLDTLINRTGLVGR; from the coding sequence GTGAGTACATTCAGTGGCCTGAACACGGCCATGTCCGGCCTGAATGCCGCGCGCCTGGCGATGGAGACGGCCGGCAACAACATGGCCAACGTGGGCACGGCCGGTTACACCCGGCAACGCGCCGACTTCCTCTCCGTTGGCTCCGTAGCATCGACCGGCCTGCTGGCTTCCCGGCCCGGCGTCGGACAAGGAGTGGCCCTGACAGGGATCGCCCGCTTGGCCGATGCCCATCTCGATGCCCGCGTGCGCGGCACCATCGCACTGGCTGCCCAGTCCGACACCCGTGCCGAGGCCATGACGAACCTCGAGGGGATCCTGCGGGAACCGGGCGAGAACGGGCTCTCTGCACTGCTCAACGATTTTTGGGCCGGCTGGCAGGACGTCGCCAATCAACCCGGCGAGACCTCTCCCGCCGCGGTCCTGATCGAGCGCGCCAAGGCCGTGGCCAACCGCATCGGGCTCTCCCGAACCGAGATCTCCGACCAGTGGGAGGCCCAACGCCAAAGCCTGGACACCATGGTCGGAGACATCAACGCCGCGGCAACCGCCATCGCCGGCCTGAACGAACAGATCCGATCGACCGTCGCATCCGGCGGCACGCCCAACGCCCTGCTCGACCAGCGGGCCCTGCTCACCCAAAACATCGCCGAGCTTTCCGGCGCGACCGTCCGCGAATTGCCCGACGGCACCATCGACGTGCTGATCGACGGAAACGCCCTGGTCACCGGAGGCACGGTCCGACCCTTGGAAGCCACCGGGGCCACGATCTTCGGTGGCGCAGGTGACCCGCCGTCCATCCAATGGGCCCACCGCGCCGGGTCGCCCATTGCCCTGCAGTCCGGACGGCTCGCCGGGGCGCTCACGGTTCTGGCCCCGGCCGACGACTACGGAACCGGCGGCTCGCTCGCCGAAGCCGCCAAATCGCTCGAAGGCATCGCCGTAAAACTGGCCACACGCGTCAACGACATGCAGGACGACGGGTACACCGTGGCTGGTGTCAAGGGCCCGCCCTTCTTCAAGTTCGACTCAAGCGACCCTGCAGGAACCCTTGAAGTTCTGGCCAAGGGAGCCGCAGACCTGGCAACCAGCGGCACAGCCGGAGGGAACCTGGACGGCTCCAACGCCGCGAAGATGGCGGCTATTGGCAACGAGTCAGACGGTCCCGACGCCCTATGGGCGAACCTGGTCATCAAGATCGGCACGACCACCCGCGCCGAGGCCCAGCAAGCGGTCTCCACCGCGGTGGCGGCCTCAGGCGCCATCAACGCCCAGCAATCGGTCTCCGCGGTGTCCCTCGATGAAGAGAACGTTGCACTGATCGCCAACCAGCATGCCTTCCAGGGGGCCGCGCGCGTCATGACAGCCATCGATGAAATGCTTGACACGCTGATCAACCGCACCGGACTCGTCGGACGCTAG